A genomic segment from Mus musculus strain C57BL/6J chromosome 13, GRCm38.p6 C57BL/6J encodes:
- the Tmem171 gene encoding transmembrane protein 171 isoform 2 (isoform 2 is encoded by transcript variant 2), translating to MSSVGTAEPDGDQRDRHVSKLIFFLFVFGAALLCVGVLLSIFGYQACQYKPLSHCSIVLKIAGPSCAVVGLGAVILARSRARLHLRERQRQGLQDPDQSFFCGESRQFAQCLIFGFLFLTSGMLISILGIWVPGCDSDWAQEPLNETNTGEGEPQICGFLSLQIMGPLVVLVGLCFFVVAHVKKKNNLSSSRDTSEVEGGHAHSTEPVHITVGDSVIIFPPPPPPYFPESSAAAPSPGANSLHQIENPPSYSSLFNYGTPTPENQGAASEREQELIYTISGQGSSSERSYTGHLPLDLPPRYEEKETAPATPLGAPSDASPP from the exons ATGTCTTCTGTAGGAACTGCTGAGCCAGATGGAGACCAGAGGGACCGGCATGTCAGCAagctcattttcttcctctttgtcttCGGTGCAGCTCTGTTGTGTGTTGGGGTCCTGCTCTCCATctttgggtaccaggcatgccaATATAAGCCCCTCTCACACTGCAGCATAGTGCTGAAGATTGCTGGGCCTTCGTGTGCAGTGGTGGGCCTTGGGGCTGTGATTCTGGCCCGGTCCCGGGCACGCCTGCATCTACGGGAGCGACAGCGGCAAGGCCTTCAGGACCCTGACCAATCCTTCTTCTGTGGAGAGAGCCGCCAGTTTGCCCAGTGTCTCATCTTTGGGTTCTTGTTTCTGACCAGTGGCATGCTCATTAGCATACTGGGCATTTGGGTGCCAGGATGTGACTCAGATTGGGCACAGGAACCACTGAATGAGACAAACACCGGAGAAGGAGAACCCCAGATCTGTGGCTTCCTTTCTCTGCAGATCATGGGGCCCTTGGTTGTGCTTGTGGGACTGTGTTTCTTTGTGGTGGCCCAtgttaagaagaaaaacaacttgaGTTCAAGCCGAGATACCTCTGAGGTCGAAGGTGGACACGCCCACAGCACGGAGCCTGTCCACATCACTGTAG gtgaCTCAGTGATAATCTTCCCGCCCCCTCCACCACCTTACTTTCCTGAGTCTTCAGCAGCGGCTCCATCCCCTGGGGCTAACAGCCTGCACCAGATTGAAAACCCACCTTCCTATTCCAGCCTTTTTAACTACGG GACCCCAACTCCTGAGAACCAGGGAGCAGCCTCTGAGAGAGAACAGGAGCTCATATACACCATTTCTGGGCAGGGTTCATCCTCGGAGAGATCATACACTGGACATCTTCCTCTGGACCTGCCCCCTagatatgaagaaaaagaaactgccCCAGCCACACCCTTGGGTGCCCCTTCTGATGCATCCCCGCCATGA
- the Tmem171 gene encoding transmembrane protein 171 isoform X1, whose amino-acid sequence MSSVGTAEPDGDQRDRHVSKLIFFLFVFGAALLCVGVLLSIFGYQACQYKPLSHCSIVLKIAGPSCAVVGLGAVILARSRARLHLRERQRQGLQDPDQSFFCGESRQFAQCLIFGFLFLTSGMLISILGIWVPGCDSDWAQEPLNETNTGEGEPQICGFLSLQIMGPLVVLVGLCFFVVAHVKKKNNLSSSRDTSEVEGGHAHSTEPVHITVGDSVIIFPPPPPPYFPESSAAAPSPGANSLHQIENPPSYSSLFNYGRTPTPENQGAASEREQELIYTISGQGSSSERSYTGHLPLDLPPRYEEKETAPATPLGAPSDASPP is encoded by the exons ATGTCTTCTGTAGGAACTGCTGAGCCAGATGGAGACCAGAGGGACCGGCATGTCAGCAagctcattttcttcctctttgtcttCGGTGCAGCTCTGTTGTGTGTTGGGGTCCTGCTCTCCATctttgggtaccaggcatgccaATATAAGCCCCTCTCACACTGCAGCATAGTGCTGAAGATTGCTGGGCCTTCGTGTGCAGTGGTGGGCCTTGGGGCTGTGATTCTGGCCCGGTCCCGGGCACGCCTGCATCTACGGGAGCGACAGCGGCAAGGCCTTCAGGACCCTGACCAATCCTTCTTCTGTGGAGAGAGCCGCCAGTTTGCCCAGTGTCTCATCTTTGGGTTCTTGTTTCTGACCAGTGGCATGCTCATTAGCATACTGGGCATTTGGGTGCCAGGATGTGACTCAGATTGGGCACAGGAACCACTGAATGAGACAAACACCGGAGAAGGAGAACCCCAGATCTGTGGCTTCCTTTCTCTGCAGATCATGGGGCCCTTGGTTGTGCTTGTGGGACTGTGTTTCTTTGTGGTGGCCCAtgttaagaagaaaaacaacttgaGTTCAAGCCGAGATACCTCTGAGGTCGAAGGTGGACACGCCCACAGCACGGAGCCTGTCCACATCACTGTAG gtgaCTCAGTGATAATCTTCCCGCCCCCTCCACCACCTTACTTTCCTGAGTCTTCAGCAGCGGCTCCATCCCCTGGGGCTAACAGCCTGCACCAGATTGAAAACCCACCTTCCTATTCCAGCCTTTTTAACTACGG cAGGACCCCAACTCCTGAGAACCAGGGAGCAGCCTCTGAGAGAGAACAGGAGCTCATATACACCATTTCTGGGCAGGGTTCATCCTCGGAGAGATCATACACTGGACATCTTCCTCTGGACCTGCCCCCTagatatgaagaaaaagaaactgccCCAGCCACACCCTTGGGTGCCCCTTCTGATGCATCCCCGCCATGA
- the Tmem171 gene encoding transmembrane protein 171 isoform X2 yields MLNGIPQPAPSPSRSAAPRLLRDQLLSQMPASVSPLHAAPAGLAGTHNLVERAHLPPPRPPRRSLACTAKSYGPRAAKLTLVLCSGAARRCLRRAAPGGGQILPASPALPCPAAAPASRALPGSLHTEEARPPRPDAQRGCAWSQGCGGESQDQQRR; encoded by the exons ATGTTGAATG GTATTCCTCAGCCGGCCCCTTCCCCCTCCCGGAGCGCTGCACCTAGGCTGCTAAGGGACCAGCTCCTTTCTCAGATGCCCGCCTCCGTGTCGCCACTTCACGCAGCCCCAGCTGGACTCGCTGGCACCCACAACTTGGTGGAGCGTGCCCATCtgcctcccccccgccccccacgtCGATCCCTCGCTTGCACTGCCAAGTCTTATGGTCCCAGGGCCGCGAAGCTGACCCTAGTTCTGTGCTCCGGAGCGGCGCGCCGGTGCCTCAGGAGGGCAGCGCCCGGTGGCGGCCAGATCCTACCGgccagccctgccctgccctgcccggcCGCCGCACCCGCGAGCCGGGCTCTGCCTGGCTCTCTGCACACGGAGGAGGCCCGCCCTCCGCGCCCGGACGCGCAGAGAGGGTGTGCGTGGAGCCAGGGGTGTGGCGGAGAGTCCCAGGACCAGCAGCGCAG GTGA